In one Corallococcus sp. EGB genomic region, the following are encoded:
- a CDS encoding AMP-binding protein, whose product MPASLLEVFLDHARHEPSRPLLSFEGTTYTRGQLAERVTSFARGLKVRGLAPGERVALFLENSDAFVITWLGVQAAGCVAVLVNTAYRQVELAHILSDAEVKVCVTGTSGASELAPLRDPLPSLQWLITVEPPPANLPASLPTVAFDALVEQGATSTAPLPLPRAEDLAVLGYTSGTTGRSKGAMLQHRQLLANVRAVTEAWRWTDADRLLLTLPLFHTHGLMVGLHGTLFTGASVDLRRRFVASDVLTALHDDASLTLFFGVPTMYGRLLEESLRTGVTPHPLRLWVSGSAPLSPQLCLDIEARFGARILERYGMTETLMNTTQPYDGERRPGTVGMPFPGQEARVVDVRSRKPLGRGETGEIEVRGPHVFTGYWRRPDATQEAFDADGWFRTGDLGEWDPDGFLRITGRARELIISGGFNIYPREVEEVLTQHPSVAEAAVLGLPDPDFGEQVVAVVVPHPGAPTDAQALVDWCRERLAAFKKPRRVVFTDALPRNALGKVQKHILRERLVAP is encoded by the coding sequence ATGCCGGCCTCCCTGCTTGAAGTGTTCCTGGACCATGCCCGTCACGAACCCTCGCGCCCGCTGCTGTCCTTTGAAGGGACGACGTACACGCGGGGACAGCTGGCGGAGCGGGTCACCTCGTTCGCTCGCGGACTCAAGGTCCGGGGACTGGCTCCGGGTGAACGCGTCGCCCTCTTCCTGGAGAACAGCGACGCGTTCGTCATCACCTGGCTCGGCGTCCAGGCCGCGGGCTGCGTCGCCGTGCTCGTCAACACCGCCTACCGCCAGGTGGAGCTGGCCCACATCCTCTCCGACGCCGAAGTGAAGGTCTGCGTCACCGGCACCTCCGGCGCCTCCGAGCTCGCGCCGCTGCGCGACCCACTGCCATCGCTCCAATGGCTCATCACCGTGGAGCCGCCTCCCGCGAACCTCCCCGCGTCCCTGCCCACCGTGGCCTTCGACGCCCTCGTGGAACAGGGCGCCACGTCCACCGCGCCGCTCCCCCTGCCTCGCGCCGAGGACCTCGCCGTGCTGGGCTACACGTCCGGCACCACCGGCCGCTCCAAGGGCGCCATGCTCCAGCACCGGCAGCTGCTCGCCAACGTGCGCGCCGTCACGGAAGCGTGGCGCTGGACGGACGCGGACAGGCTGCTGCTCACCCTTCCCCTCTTCCACACCCACGGCCTCATGGTGGGCCTGCACGGCACCCTCTTCACCGGCGCCAGCGTGGACCTGCGCCGCCGCTTCGTCGCGTCCGACGTCCTCACCGCCCTGCACGACGATGCGTCCCTCACCCTCTTCTTCGGCGTGCCCACCATGTACGGCCGCCTCCTGGAGGAATCCCTCCGCACCGGCGTGACGCCCCACCCGCTGCGCCTGTGGGTCTCCGGCTCCGCCCCCCTGAGCCCCCAGCTGTGCCTGGACATCGAGGCGCGCTTCGGCGCTCGCATCCTGGAGCGCTACGGCATGACCGAGACCCTCATGAACACCACCCAGCCCTACGACGGCGAGCGCCGCCCCGGCACCGTGGGCATGCCCTTCCCCGGCCAGGAGGCCCGCGTCGTGGACGTGCGCTCCCGCAAGCCCCTGGGCCGCGGCGAGACAGGCGAAATCGAGGTCCGCGGCCCCCACGTGTTCACCGGCTACTGGCGCCGCCCGGACGCCACCCAGGAGGCCTTCGACGCCGATGGCTGGTTCCGCACCGGCGACCTGGGCGAGTGGGACCCCGACGGCTTCCTGCGCATCACCGGCCGGGCCCGGGAGCTCATCATCAGCGGTGGCTTCAACATCTACCCGCGCGAAGTCGAAGAGGTCCTCACCCAGCACCCGTCCGTCGCGGAGGCCGCCGTGCTGGGCCTGCCCGACCCGGACTTCGGCGAACAGGTCGTCGCCGTCGTCGTCCCCCACCCCGGCGCCCCCACGGACGCCCAGGCCCTGGTGGACTGGTGCCGCGAACGGCTGGCCGCCTTCAAGAAGCCCCGCCGCGTCGTCTTCACCGACGCCCTGCCCCGCAACGCCCTGGGCAAGGTCCAGAAGCACATCCTCCGGGAACGCCTGGTCGCCCCCTAG
- a CDS encoding ribose-phosphate pyrophosphokinase, whose amino-acid sequence MRPMMPIALVVGSASPHLGRALAQAFGSAPVGVKRERFPDGELHIEVPPEEVRGRRVVVLQSSTPPVGENLMELLLLADACWRAGAASLEAVIPYVGYARQDRRARPGEPLGGRLVADMVSHGRFTRVFTVDLHNPALEGCFGAPLEHLSALPLLADALRPHVTDTTVVVAPDLGAVKRAEALAKLLGRPWAVVHKARLSGNDVETLGFLGHVRGMRPILVDDMVSTGGTLAAAAKELKGEGCVDDFILATTHALLVGPALERLRGVPVKRLVSTDSVEPREDLPFPHQVVTLAPLLMRALRPDAR is encoded by the coding sequence GTGCGCCCCATGATGCCCATCGCCCTCGTCGTCGGCAGTGCCAGTCCCCACCTCGGCCGAGCGCTCGCCCAGGCGTTCGGTTCGGCGCCGGTGGGGGTGAAGCGGGAGCGCTTTCCGGATGGAGAGCTGCACATCGAGGTGCCCCCGGAGGAGGTGCGCGGCCGCCGCGTCGTCGTCCTCCAGTCCTCCACGCCGCCCGTGGGGGAGAACCTGATGGAGCTGCTCCTGCTCGCGGACGCGTGCTGGCGGGCGGGCGCGGCCTCGCTGGAGGCGGTGATTCCCTATGTCGGTTACGCGCGGCAGGACCGCCGCGCCCGGCCGGGTGAGCCCCTGGGCGGCCGTCTGGTGGCGGACATGGTGTCCCACGGCCGCTTCACGCGGGTGTTCACCGTGGACCTGCACAACCCGGCGCTGGAGGGCTGCTTCGGCGCACCGCTGGAGCACCTGTCCGCGCTGCCGCTCTTGGCGGACGCGCTGCGCCCCCACGTCACGGACACCACCGTGGTGGTGGCGCCGGACCTGGGCGCGGTGAAGCGGGCGGAGGCGCTGGCGAAGCTGCTCGGCCGTCCGTGGGCGGTGGTGCACAAGGCGCGGCTGAGCGGCAACGACGTGGAGACGCTCGGCTTCCTGGGCCACGTGCGCGGCATGCGCCCCATCCTGGTGGACGACATGGTGTCCACCGGCGGAACGCTCGCGGCGGCGGCGAAGGAGCTGAAGGGCGAGGGGTGCGTGGATGACTTCATCCTCGCCACCACGCACGCCCTCCTGGTGGGCCCCGCGCTGGAGCGCCTGCGCGGCGTGCCGGTGAAGCGGCTGGTCAGCACGGACAGTGTGGAGCCCCGGGAGGACCTGCCCTTCCCCCATCAGGTCGTGACGCTGGCCCCGCTGCTGATGCGCGCGCTGCGGCCCGACGCGCGTTAG
- a CDS encoding phosphoribosyltransferase, with protein sequence MRFRDRAEAGQKLAGVLAPYRSGDACVLGLARGGLRVAYEVARALGAPLDLWVARRLREPQGRLTLGAVTEGGGLYLDPQAARRTKVPGEALQRFVHDEVDDVERQARQLRGGLTPRVRGCRVLLVDDGMVTGATVAAALLALKQQGARRRVVAVGVATPRALELVRGRADAVHALRLDPALREVSDAYDAFPALNQDELRRWLTRAREAHPARAEGVAPEVAPEVAGGWWF encoded by the coding sequence ATGCGTTTCCGGGACCGGGCGGAGGCGGGACAGAAGCTCGCGGGGGTGCTCGCGCCCTACCGCTCCGGGGACGCGTGCGTGCTGGGCCTGGCGCGCGGGGGGCTGCGCGTGGCGTACGAGGTGGCCCGGGCGCTGGGAGCCCCCCTGGACCTGTGGGTGGCGCGGCGGCTGCGCGAGCCGCAAGGCCGCCTCACCCTGGGCGCGGTGACGGAGGGCGGCGGGCTGTACCTGGATCCCCAGGCTGCTCGGCGGACGAAGGTGCCGGGGGAGGCGCTCCAGCGCTTCGTGCATGACGAGGTGGACGACGTGGAGCGGCAGGCCCGGCAGCTGCGAGGCGGCCTCACGCCCCGCGTCCGCGGGTGCAGGGTGCTGCTGGTGGATGACGGGATGGTGACGGGCGCCACCGTGGCCGCGGCGCTCCTGGCGCTGAAGCAGCAGGGCGCGCGCCGGCGCGTGGTGGCGGTGGGCGTGGCGACGCCGCGCGCGCTGGAGCTCGTCCGGGGCCGCGCGGACGCGGTGCACGCGCTGCGCCTGGACCCCGCGCTGCGCGAGGTCTCCGACGCCTACGACGCCTTCCCCGCGCTCAACCAGGACGAGCTGCGGCGCTGGCTCACCCGCGCCCGGGAGGCCCACCCCGCGCGGGCGGAGGGCGTGGCGCCGGAGGTGGCGCCGGAGGTGGCGGGGGGCTGGTGGTTCTGA
- a CDS encoding response regulator: MRRLLIVDDELAIVEALEDILSLEGYDIVTAYNGDEGLQRLLASKPDLVLLDLMMPVMDGGELLRRIRAHPDLRDLPVVVMSAGRLTDEERRASSHFLAKPFELDDLLGTIAKQLPPEGPRA, encoded by the coding sequence ATGAGGCGGTTGCTCATCGTGGATGACGAGCTCGCCATCGTGGAGGCGCTCGAGGACATCCTGTCCCTGGAGGGCTACGACATCGTCACCGCGTACAACGGCGACGAGGGCCTGCAGCGGCTCCTGGCCTCCAAGCCGGACCTGGTGCTGTTGGATTTGATGATGCCCGTGATGGACGGCGGCGAGCTGTTGCGCCGCATCCGCGCCCACCCGGACCTGCGCGACCTGCCCGTGGTCGTGATGAGCGCGGGCCGCCTCACGGACGAGGAGCGCCGCGCCAGCTCCCACTTCCTCGCCAAGCCCTTCGAGCTGGACGACCTGCTGGGCACCATCGCGAAGCAGCTGCCCCCGGAGGGGCCTCGCGCCTGA
- a CDS encoding ABC transporter permease yields the protein MEHLLGDLRYAWRSLKNAPGFVAVAVLTLALGIGANSAVFSVVKGVLLTPPPFVQPERLVLLAPNFEAFGLKAVSNSVPEYRDMTTHTRAFTALAAFRPDDVTLTGEESPRRLRVAIATASFLPTLGVTPVLGRGFTEEEETPGRDQVVILTDTAWRTLFAKDPEVLGRVLRLDGVPRTVVGVLPPGGVYPEDMEVVLPFAPTPEQQEEARRGNRFLSVLARLKPGMTLDAARADLVRMGNARPPELVSDYQRWGWSMSVTPLEDQVVGGVRETLWLLWGAVGFVLLVACSSVANLLLARAVSRGREVSIRAALGAGRLRLVAQFLTESLVLSLVAGAVGLLLALWGTDALVATVGDSLPRAQGVKLDVASVLFTLGVSVLTGVLFGLVPALQASRADLHAAMREGARATGSHRTGRLRAALVVAQVSLALVLLVGAGLFVKSFLALQRVDAGFESDGVLTGQLALPRGQYPERAKQAAFLQALLPRLQGMPGVESAGLTNVLPLGGTTDNSFDIEGRPRQPGEQWKAVEFRAVTSGYLRALRVHLRQGRLLEDSDGPDAPWAVVINRSFANLFWPKDDALGQRLKLHGKDMQWATVVGIVDDLREWGLDVPSRPAAYYSLSQLPSVSMGLAVRVKSGDPEALRAQVEAEVRAVDADLPLFDVSPLTRRMDRSTGPRRLSALVMGLFAGVALLLAALGLSGVIAFSVTQRTRELGIRMALGAARGDVLRLVLAQGLRLSLTGVAVGLCLSLALARLLGALLYGVSADDPWTFGGVALLLTGVALAASWLPARRATRVDPIIALRAD from the coding sequence ATGGAACACCTGCTCGGCGATTTGCGCTACGCGTGGCGCTCCCTGAAGAACGCTCCCGGCTTCGTGGCGGTGGCGGTGCTGACGCTGGCGCTGGGCATCGGCGCGAACAGCGCCGTGTTCAGCGTGGTGAAGGGCGTGCTGCTCACCCCGCCGCCCTTCGTGCAGCCGGAGCGGCTGGTGCTGCTGGCCCCGAACTTCGAGGCCTTCGGTTTGAAGGCGGTGTCGAACTCGGTGCCGGAGTACCGGGACATGACCACGCACACGCGGGCCTTCACGGCGCTGGCGGCCTTCCGTCCCGACGACGTGACGCTCACCGGTGAGGAGTCGCCCCGGCGCCTGCGAGTCGCCATCGCCACGGCGTCCTTCCTGCCCACGCTGGGCGTCACGCCGGTGCTCGGCCGGGGCTTCACCGAGGAGGAGGAGACGCCGGGCCGCGACCAGGTCGTCATCCTCACGGACACCGCGTGGCGCACCCTCTTCGCGAAGGACCCGGAGGTGCTGGGGCGCGTGCTGCGGCTGGACGGCGTGCCGCGCACGGTGGTGGGCGTGCTGCCTCCGGGGGGCGTCTACCCGGAGGACATGGAGGTGGTGCTGCCCTTCGCGCCCACGCCGGAACAGCAGGAGGAGGCCCGGCGCGGCAACCGCTTCCTGAGCGTGCTGGCGCGGCTCAAGCCGGGCATGACGCTGGACGCGGCGCGCGCGGACCTGGTGCGCATGGGCAACGCACGCCCTCCGGAGCTGGTGAGCGATTACCAGCGGTGGGGCTGGTCCATGAGCGTGACGCCGCTGGAAGACCAGGTGGTGGGCGGGGTCCGCGAGACGCTGTGGCTGCTCTGGGGCGCGGTGGGCTTCGTGCTGCTGGTGGCGTGCTCCAGCGTGGCGAACCTGCTGCTGGCGCGAGCGGTGTCGCGAGGCCGCGAGGTGTCCATCCGCGCGGCGCTGGGCGCGGGCCGGCTGCGGCTGGTGGCGCAGTTCCTCACGGAGAGCCTGGTGCTGTCGCTGGTTGCGGGCGCGGTGGGGCTCCTGCTCGCGCTGTGGGGCACGGACGCGCTGGTGGCCACGGTGGGGGACAGCCTGCCGCGCGCCCAGGGCGTGAAGCTGGACGTGGCCTCCGTGCTCTTCACGCTGGGGGTGTCGGTGCTCACGGGCGTGCTCTTCGGGCTGGTGCCCGCGCTCCAAGCGAGCCGCGCGGACCTGCACGCGGCGATGCGCGAGGGCGCCCGTGCCACGGGGAGCCACCGCACGGGCCGGCTGCGCGCGGCGCTGGTGGTGGCGCAGGTGTCGCTCGCGCTGGTGCTGCTGGTGGGCGCGGGCCTGTTCGTGAAGAGCTTCCTCGCGCTCCAGCGCGTGGACGCGGGCTTCGAGTCCGACGGCGTGCTCACCGGACAGCTCGCGCTGCCCAGGGGGCAGTACCCGGAGCGGGCGAAGCAGGCGGCCTTCCTGCAGGCCCTGCTGCCCCGGCTCCAGGGGATGCCGGGCGTGGAGTCCGCGGGACTGACGAACGTGCTGCCGCTGGGGGGAACCACGGACAACAGCTTCGACATCGAGGGGCGTCCGCGCCAGCCGGGTGAGCAGTGGAAGGCGGTGGAGTTCCGCGCCGTCACCTCCGGCTACCTGCGCGCGCTGCGCGTCCACCTGCGGCAGGGCCGGCTCCTGGAGGACTCGGACGGGCCGGACGCGCCGTGGGCGGTGGTCATCAACCGCTCCTTCGCGAACCTCTTCTGGCCGAAGGATGACGCGCTGGGGCAGCGGTTGAAGCTGCACGGCAAGGACATGCAGTGGGCCACGGTGGTGGGCATCGTGGACGACCTGCGCGAGTGGGGCCTGGACGTGCCGTCGCGCCCGGCGGCGTACTACTCGCTGTCGCAGCTGCCGTCCGTGTCCATGGGCCTGGCGGTGCGCGTGAAGTCCGGGGACCCGGAGGCCCTGCGCGCCCAGGTGGAGGCGGAGGTGCGCGCGGTGGACGCGGACCTGCCGCTGTTCGACGTGTCCCCGCTCACGCGCCGGATGGACCGGTCCACCGGCCCCCGGCGGTTGTCCGCGCTGGTGATGGGCCTGTTCGCGGGCGTCGCGCTGCTGCTCGCGGCGCTGGGGCTGTCGGGCGTCATCGCCTTCTCGGTGACGCAGCGCACGCGGGAGCTGGGCATCCGCATGGCATTGGGCGCGGCGCGAGGCGACGTGCTGCGGCTGGTCCTGGCGCAGGGCCTGCGGCTGTCGCTCACGGGCGTGGCGGTGGGGCTGTGTCTGTCCCTGGCCCTGGCGCGCCTGTTGGGGGCGCTGCTGTATGGCGTGTCCGCGGACGACCCATGGACGTTCGGCGGGGTGGCGCTGCTCTTGACCGGGGTGGCGCTGGCGGCGTCGTGGCTGCCTGCCCGGCGAGCGACGCGCGTGGACCCCATCATCGCGCTCCGGGCGGACTGA
- a CDS encoding ABC transporter ATP-binding protein yields MTTMTNDGEAKAMGPGVVPGRALLQLDGLTKVFETEEVETHALSNIQLTIRENEWVAIVGPSGSGKSTLLAVLGLLDTATRGSYQLNGKSVLELSPTERAKVRNQHIGFIFQSFNLIGDLTVFENVELPLTYRGLPAQERKQRVERALERVGMAHRARHLPGQLSGGQQQRVAVARAVAGDPLILLADEPTGNLDSKNGEAVMQLLSDLHKAGSTLCMVTHDPAHARIATRTVSLFDGRVVQDEQLR; encoded by the coding sequence ATGACGACGATGACGAACGACGGCGAGGCGAAGGCCATGGGCCCGGGCGTAGTGCCGGGCCGGGCGCTGCTCCAGCTCGACGGGCTGACCAAGGTGTTCGAGACGGAGGAGGTGGAGACGCACGCCCTCTCCAACATCCAGCTCACCATCCGTGAGAACGAGTGGGTGGCCATTGTGGGCCCGTCCGGCTCCGGCAAGTCCACGCTGCTCGCGGTGCTGGGGCTCCTCGACACCGCCACGCGCGGCAGCTACCAGCTCAACGGCAAGAGCGTCCTGGAGCTGTCGCCCACGGAGCGCGCGAAGGTGCGCAACCAGCACATCGGCTTCATCTTCCAAAGCTTCAACCTCATCGGAGACCTCACCGTCTTCGAGAACGTGGAGCTGCCTCTCACCTACCGCGGCCTGCCCGCGCAGGAGCGCAAGCAGCGCGTGGAGCGGGCCCTGGAGCGCGTGGGCATGGCGCACCGGGCGCGTCACCTGCCGGGGCAGCTCTCCGGCGGCCAGCAGCAGCGCGTGGCCGTGGCGCGCGCCGTGGCGGGAGACCCCCTCATCCTCCTGGCGGACGAGCCCACGGGCAACCTGGACTCGAAGAACGGCGAGGCGGTGATGCAGCTCTTGTCCGACCTGCACAAGGCCGGCTCCACGCTGTGCATGGTGACGCACGACCCGGCGCACGCGCGCATCGCCACGCGCACGGTGAGCCTGTTCGACGGCCGCGTCGTGCAGGACGAACAGCTCCGCTGA
- a CDS encoding HlyD family secretion protein, whose translation MDIPKARAPRRKPYLLAALGLAALVAVTVGLSRLRPAAPTVDKASVWLDTVKRGPLVRQVKGTGSLVPESIRWLTADTAGRVERIHVRPGATVTAGTLLLELSNPDVQLQALEAERQLASAEGDFLELRELLQTQRLSQQATVATLTAEAADATRRAQASTELFQKAFVGDLETRQAQEKAQESSQRLELERQRLEVMSQSLRQRLAAQQDQVERLKAVARFRRQQVESMKVLAGEDGVLQELPLELGQWVTPGVLLAKVVKPERLKAELRIAETQARDILPGLKAQVDTRNGVVEGVVARVAPAASQGTVRVEVSLPDTLPRGARPDLTVEGTVELERLDDVLSVGRPAGAQAESTLALFRLLPGGDEAVRIPVKLGRGSVNAVEVVQGLSEGDQVVLSDMTAWDAVERVRLR comes from the coding sequence GTGGACATCCCGAAGGCTCGAGCACCGCGTCGCAAACCCTATCTCCTGGCCGCCCTGGGCCTCGCCGCGCTGGTGGCGGTGACGGTGGGCCTGTCCCGGCTGCGCCCCGCCGCGCCCACCGTGGACAAGGCCTCCGTGTGGCTGGACACCGTGAAGCGCGGCCCGCTGGTGCGCCAGGTGAAGGGCACCGGCTCGCTCGTCCCTGAATCCATCCGCTGGCTCACCGCGGACACCGCCGGCCGCGTGGAGCGGATCCACGTGAGGCCCGGCGCCACCGTCACCGCGGGCACGCTGCTCCTGGAGCTGTCCAACCCGGACGTGCAGCTCCAGGCCCTGGAGGCCGAACGTCAGCTCGCGAGCGCCGAGGGCGACTTCCTGGAGCTGCGCGAGCTGCTCCAGACGCAGCGCCTGTCCCAGCAGGCCACCGTCGCCACCCTCACCGCCGAGGCCGCCGACGCCACCCGCCGCGCCCAGGCCAGCACCGAGCTCTTCCAGAAGGCCTTCGTGGGCGATCTGGAGACGAGGCAGGCCCAGGAGAAGGCGCAGGAGTCCAGCCAGCGTCTGGAATTGGAGCGCCAGCGTCTGGAGGTCATGTCCCAGAGCCTGCGCCAGCGCCTGGCCGCGCAGCAGGATCAGGTGGAGCGCCTCAAGGCCGTGGCGCGCTTCCGCCGCCAGCAGGTGGAGTCCATGAAGGTGCTCGCGGGCGAGGACGGCGTGCTCCAGGAGCTGCCGCTGGAGCTGGGCCAGTGGGTGACGCCCGGCGTGCTCCTGGCCAAGGTGGTGAAGCCGGAGCGGCTCAAGGCGGAGCTGCGGATCGCGGAGACGCAGGCGCGCGACATCCTCCCGGGCCTGAAGGCGCAGGTGGACACGCGCAACGGCGTGGTGGAGGGCGTCGTGGCCCGCGTGGCCCCCGCGGCCAGCCAGGGCACGGTGCGCGTGGAGGTGTCCCTTCCAGACACGCTGCCCAGGGGCGCGCGGCCGGACCTCACCGTGGAGGGCACCGTGGAGCTGGAGCGCCTGGACGACGTGCTGTCGGTGGGCCGTCCGGCGGGCGCCCAGGCGGAGAGCACGCTGGCGCTCTTCCGCCTGCTGCCCGGTGGCGACGAGGCGGTGCGCATCCCCGTGAAGCTGGGCAGGGGCTCGGTGAACGCGGTGGAGGTCGTGCAGGGACTTTCAGAAGGCGATCAGGTGGTGCTGTCGGACATGACCGCGTGGGATGCGGTGGAGCGCGTGAGGCTGCGATGA
- the orn gene encoding oligoribonuclease, with the protein MPSREPCFVWLDLEMTGLDPNTCGIIEVGIIITGPDLRPMGEFERVIWQPEEMLQRMEPVVREMHTKNGLLDKVRASTSSLRVVEREVTSFIADYCDVGEGILAGNSIHTDRRFLIDHMPMVDRYLHYRMVDVTSLKVITRAWYPALVEPRKPPSGHTALADLRSSISELQYYRDVLFRATPG; encoded by the coding sequence ATGCCTTCCCGTGAACCCTGCTTTGTATGGCTCGACCTGGAGATGACCGGCCTGGATCCCAACACGTGCGGGATCATCGAGGTGGGCATCATCATCACCGGGCCGGACCTGCGCCCCATGGGTGAGTTCGAGCGCGTCATCTGGCAGCCGGAGGAGATGCTCCAGCGCATGGAGCCCGTCGTGCGGGAGATGCACACGAAGAACGGCCTGCTGGACAAGGTGCGCGCGTCGACGTCGTCCCTGCGCGTGGTGGAGCGCGAGGTGACGTCCTTCATCGCGGACTACTGCGACGTGGGCGAGGGCATCCTCGCGGGCAACTCCATCCACACGGACCGGCGCTTCCTCATCGACCACATGCCCATGGTGGACCGCTACCTGCACTACCGCATGGTGGACGTGACGAGCCTCAAGGTGATTACTCGTGCCTGGTATCCGGCGCTGGTGGAGCCGCGCAAGCCGCCCAGCGGGCACACCGCGCTCGCGGACCTGCGCTCCAGCATCAGCGAGCTGCAGTACTACCGGGACGTCCTCTTCCGCGCGACGCCGGGCTGA
- a CDS encoding archease: MDIETVHAEDPRPRTHWEHFTRDELLGVRGVGRSMEQAFEMAALGLCALVTDPRSVETHEELEVDCHSADHDELLADWLRAVVGAMAGRRLRFNGFVVRLDGLNLFGHGFGERAGQSRHGANVAVTGASLTQVSVRQQPEGVWTAEALVDF, from the coding sequence ATGGACATCGAAACCGTGCATGCGGAGGACCCACGGCCCCGGACGCACTGGGAGCACTTCACCCGCGACGAGCTGCTCGGGGTTCGGGGCGTGGGCCGCTCCATGGAGCAGGCCTTCGAGATGGCGGCGCTGGGGCTCTGCGCGCTGGTGACGGACCCCCGGAGCGTGGAGACGCACGAGGAGTTGGAGGTCGACTGCCATTCGGCGGACCATGACGAGCTGCTCGCGGACTGGCTGCGGGCGGTGGTGGGCGCCATGGCGGGCCGGCGCCTGCGCTTCAATGGCTTCGTGGTGCGCCTGGACGGGCTCAACCTCTTCGGTCACGGCTTTGGCGAGCGCGCGGGGCAGTCGCGCCACGGCGCCAACGTGGCGGTGACGGGCGCGTCGCTCACCCAGGTCTCCGTGCGCCAGCAGCCGGAGGGCGTGTGGACCGCCGAGGCGTTGGTGGACTTCTAG
- a CDS encoding sigma-54 dependent transcriptional regulator — translation MSEPTASSSRSTRVLVADDQPDVLEALRLLLKRDGYTVVSAQSPAGVKATLDAEDVDLVLMDLNYARDTTSGREGLDLLGELRARDALLPVVVMTAWGSVEGAVEAMRLGARDYVQKPWDNTRLLATLRTQLEWSRALRRSRRLEEENQHLRREQGGRSPMVGESRAMQPVRRLIDRVAPSSAPVLVTGEHGTGKEVVARLIHAASPRADRPFVAVNSGGLSEGVFESELFGHVKGAFTDAKADRIGCFELADGGTLFLDEIGNMPLTQQAKLLRVLQTGELHPVGSSRTRRVDVRVVSATNVDLGRAVAEGRFREDLLYRLNTVEVQLPPLRERREDIPLLAAHFLAAQGQRYGRPNIHLAPGAMEALIAYPWPGNVRELEHAVERALLMAVGDRVEAEDLLLKRMGPQAAGSTRLEEMTLEEVERYLIERALGRHDGNVSEAAKALGLSRSALYRRLQYYGIKGAR, via the coding sequence GTGTCCGAACCCACCGCTTCCTCCTCCCGTTCCACCCGCGTCCTCGTGGCCGATGACCAGCCGGACGTGCTGGAGGCGCTGCGGCTCCTGCTCAAGCGCGACGGCTACACGGTGGTGAGCGCGCAGTCCCCCGCGGGCGTGAAGGCCACGCTGGACGCGGAGGACGTGGACCTGGTGTTGATGGACCTGAACTACGCGCGCGACACCACGTCCGGGCGCGAGGGCCTGGACCTGCTGGGCGAGCTTCGCGCGAGGGACGCGCTGCTGCCCGTGGTGGTGATGACGGCGTGGGGGAGCGTGGAGGGCGCGGTGGAGGCGATGCGCCTGGGCGCGCGCGACTACGTGCAGAAGCCCTGGGACAACACGCGCCTGCTGGCCACGCTGCGCACGCAGCTGGAGTGGTCCCGGGCGCTGCGGCGAAGCCGGCGGCTGGAGGAGGAGAACCAGCACCTGCGCCGCGAGCAGGGGGGACGCTCGCCCATGGTGGGCGAGTCGCGGGCGATGCAGCCGGTGCGCAGGCTCATCGACCGGGTGGCGCCGTCCTCGGCGCCGGTGCTGGTGACGGGAGAGCACGGCACGGGCAAGGAGGTGGTGGCGCGGCTCATCCACGCGGCGAGCCCGCGCGCGGACCGGCCCTTCGTCGCGGTGAACTCCGGCGGCCTGTCCGAGGGCGTCTTCGAGAGCGAGCTCTTCGGACACGTGAAGGGAGCCTTCACGGACGCGAAGGCGGACCGCATCGGCTGCTTCGAGCTGGCGGACGGCGGCACGCTCTTCCTGGATGAGATTGGGAACATGCCGCTCACGCAGCAGGCGAAGCTGCTGCGGGTGCTCCAGACGGGGGAGCTGCACCCGGTGGGCTCGTCGCGGACCCGGCGCGTGGACGTGCGCGTGGTGAGCGCGACGAACGTGGACCTGGGCCGGGCGGTGGCGGAGGGGCGCTTCCGCGAGGACCTGCTCTACCGGCTCAACACGGTGGAGGTGCAGCTGCCGCCGCTCCGGGAGCGCAGGGAGGACATCCCGTTGCTCGCGGCGCACTTCCTGGCGGCGCAGGGCCAGCGCTACGGCCGCCCGAACATCCACCTGGCGCCGGGCGCCATGGAGGCGCTCATCGCGTATCCCTGGCCGGGCAACGTGCGCGAATTGGAGCACGCGGTGGAGCGCGCGCTGCTGATGGCGGTGGGCGACCGGGTGGAGGCGGAGGACCTGCTGCTCAAGCGGATGGGGCCGCAGGCCGCGGGGAGCACGCGCCTGGAGGAGATGACGCTGGAGGAGGTGGAGCGCTACCTCATCGAGCGCGCGCTCGGCCGGCACGACGGCAACGTGAGCGAAGCAGCGAAGGCGCTGGGGCTGTCGCGCAGCGCGCTCTACCGGCGGCTCCAGTACTACGGCATCAAGGGCGCGCGGTGA